A stretch of the Papaver somniferum cultivar HN1 chromosome 6, ASM357369v1, whole genome shotgun sequence genome encodes the following:
- the LOC113289642 gene encoding MLO-like protein 5 codes for MGEDMNRGATSHSRELDQTPTWAVAIVVAVIIVLSIILEKVLHRVGEWFTERKKLALYEALEKVKGELMVLGFISLLLTFGQNYIAKICVPLRIADTMLPCAYGGNHHDADTSHVPPLSPHSPDSGHGDGELEHGTGEHSPDSGHEAGESEHETGEHSPDSGHEAGESEHETGEHSPPTTDSGHEAGESEHETGEHSPPTTDSGHEAGESEHGPGDHHRRLLWDNRRVLSADSENFQCKDGFEPLISLHGLHQLHIFIFFLAIFHVIFSASTMMLGRLKIRAWKEWESEISSHDYEDSNDPARFRLTHETSFVKSHATFWTRTRFFFYVGSFLRQFFRSVRRADYHTMRNGFVTVHLAPGSKFNFQKYIKRSLEDDFKVVVGISPLLWASVVLYLLLNVSGWQAMFWVSVTPLFVILAVGTKLQAIITQMALEIQQRHAVVQGIPLVQVSDRHFWFAWPPLILYLIHFTLFQNAFQITYFLWIWYEFGLRSCFHQNFNLIILRVILGVLVQFMCSYITLPLYALVTQMGSTMKKSIFDEQTSKALKQWHKNAVHKKAEGGTGKKPKTPTRTLGGSPGGSPSSSPRRPSDPQSSSAATLIANVDHDQHEVELITQRGPTDLLSGP; via the exons ATGGGAGAAGATATGAACAGAGGTGCAACATCACATTCAAGAGAGCTTGATCAAACACCAACATGGGCAGTTGCAATTGTTGTTGCTGTTATTATTGTGTTATCCATTATACTTGAAAAGGTTCTTCATCGTGTTGGAGAG TGGTttacagaaagaaaaaaattagctCTATATGAAGCTCTTGAGAAGGTTAAAGGAG AGTTGATGGTTCTAGGATTTATCTCCTTACTCTTGACTTTCGGCCAGAACTACATTGCCAAAATCTGTGTTCCCCTGAGGATTGCAGATACAATGCTGCCATGTGCTTATGGAGGCAACCACCATGATGCGGACACTAGTCATGTGCCACCACTGTCGCCTCATTCTCCAGATAGTGGCCATGGTGATGGTGAATTAGAACACGGGACTGGTGAACATTCGCCTGATAGTGGCCATGAAGCTGGTGAGTCAGAACATGAGACTGGTGAACATTCGCCTGATAGTGGCCATGAAGCTGGTGAGTCAGAACATGAGACTGGTGAACATTCGCCTCCCACCACTGATAGTGGCCATGAAGCTGGTGAATCAGAACACGAGACTGGTGAACATTCGCCTCCCACCACTGATAGTGGCCATGAAGCTGGTGAATCAGAACATGGGCCTGGTGACCATCATCGGAGGCTTTTGTGGGATAACCGTAGAGTATTGTCTGCTGATTCAGAGAATTTTCAATGCAAGGAT GGTTTTGAGCCACTTATATCTTTACATGGATTACATCAGCTGCACATCTTCATATTCTTTTTGGCCATCTTTCATGTCATATTTAGTGCATCAACAATGATGCTTGGAAGACTTAAG ATTCGTGCGTGGAAGGAATGGGAGTCAGAGATTTCATCCCATGACTATGAAGATTCAAACG ATCCTGCACGATTTAGGCTTACTCACGAGACATCTTTTGTGAAGTCTCATGCAACTTTCTGGACTAGAACTCGGTTCTTCTTCTATGTT GGTTCTTTCTTGCGACAATTTTTCCGTTCTGTCCGTAGGGCCGATTACCATACCATGCGTAATGGATTTGTAACC GTTCATTTAGCACCCGGAAGTAAGTTCAATTTTCAAAAATATATCAAAAGGTCATTAGAAGATGACTTCAAAGTAGTTGTCGGTATCAG TCCTTTGTTATGGGCTTCCGTGGTTCTCTACTTGCTTCTTAATGTTAGTG GATGGCAGGCAATGTTTTGGGTATCCGTAACGCCTCTATTT GTAATATTGGCTGTCGGAACGAAGCTTCAAGCTATCATAACACAAATGGCACTTGAAATCCAACAAAGACATGCAGTTGTTCAAGGGATTCCTCTTGTTCAAGTCAGTGACAGACATTTTTGGTTTGCTTGGCCTCCGTTGATTCTTTATCTAATACATTTCACTCTGTTTCAG AACGCGTTCCAGATAACATATTTCTTGTGGATATGG TATGAGTTCGGGTTAAGATCTTGCTTCCATCAAAATTTCAATTTGATAATTCTCAGAGTTATTCTGGG GGTTTTAGTTCAGTTTATGTGCAGCTACATTACACTTCCCCTTTATGCCCTCGTAACTCAG ATGGGGTCAACCATGAAGAAGTCAATATTTGACGAGCAAACATCGAAAGCACTGAAGCAGTGGCATAAGAATGCAGTTCACAAGAAAGCTGAAGGGGGGACAGGGAAGAAACCAAAAACTCCAACTAGAACACTGGGTGGGAGCCCAGGTGGATCCCCATCTAGTTCTCCTAGACGACCTTCAGATCCTCAATCGTCTTCTGCAGCTACTCTTATTGCCAACGTTGATCACGATCAACATGAAGTAGAGTTAATAACCCAACGAGGTCCAACTGACTTACTAAGCGGACCATGA